Genomic DNA from Sphingobium sp. WTD-1:
GACCGCAAGTGCGCCTGCCGCAGGTGAGGAAGGCTAAGTCATGGCACAGCCCAAGGTCGAAAAGCTCATCACCGCGATCGATATCGGATCGTGGAAGGTGTCCGCGCTGATTGCGGGGCGCACCGATACGGGTGAGCTGGCGATCCTGGGCACCGGCCAGCGTGAGAGCCGGGGCGTGCGCCGCGGCTTCATCGCCGACATGGAGCGCACCGAACTGGCTGTGCGCGAGACGGTGGAACAGGCCGAGCGTGTCGCCGGCACCAATATCGAGGATGTCTGGGTCAGCTTCTCGGGCGGCAGCCTGGTCAGCGACGTCGTCACGGTCGAGCGCGACATGGGCGGCTATCGCGTCGAGCAGCCGGACATCGATGATCTGCTGACCACCGGCCAGCAGGGCATCGACCCCGATGGCCGCATCATCCTGCACGCGCAGCCGACCTGTTTCACCATCAATGGCAAGGTGCCGGTGAAGAAGCCGCTTGGCATGCATGCCGATCTGCTGGGCGTCGACATCCATGTCGTGCTGGCGGATGGCGCGCCGCTCGCCAATCTCGACCTGTGCGTCCGTGGCGCCTATCTGAACGTCAATTCGATCGTCGCTTCGCCGATCGCGACCGGGCTTGCCTGCCTGTCCGAAGAGGAGCGCGACCTGGGCGTGGCACTGGTCGAGATGGGGGCAGGGGTCACCAATGTCTCGCTCTATGCCGGCGGCATGCTGGTGGGGCTGCATTCGATCCCGATGGGCGCGTCCGACATCACCGACGATATCGCTTCGGCCTTCGGCATTCGCCGCAGCCAGGCGGAGCGGATCAAATGCTTCTATGGCTCGGCGATGCAGAACCGGCGCGACTTCCGCGAGATGATCGAGATCGCGACGCCACATGGCGATGTCGCCATTCCGGGGCAGAGCGCCGGTCCCAATGCGGAAGGCGGCAAGATCACCCGCGCGGCGCTGGTCGGCGTCATCTGCGAACGACTGAACCAGATCATGGCGGAAGTGAATGCGGCGCTGGCCGGCATGGGTTTCAACAGCACCGGGCGCCAGGTCGTGCTGACCGGTGGCGGCGCGGAGATGAAGGGCATTGCCGACTATGCGCAAGGTGCGCTGGGGCGTGCGGTGCGGGTCGGTCGCCCGCGTGGCTTGTCAGCCATGCCCGAAGCGCATAGTGGCCCGGCCTTCGCTACTTTGGCCGGATTGGCGCTTTACGGCGCTTCAAACCCGGTTGATCTTAGGGCGATGGCGCCTGCGCCGCAAACCGTGCATCGTCTGGGCGCCCCGCAATGGTGGCAGCGCATGATGCGGGCGATGCGGACGAATTACTGAGCGAATTTGAACGAAAACGAAAATAGCAGGTGAAATACTCTATTTTCTGGTGTTAACAATTGATGACGGTTGTCACTTCCTGACGAGGAAGCTGAGGGAGCAAAGTATATGAGCATCGAGATCAGCCCGCCGCATGTGGACGAATTGAAGCCACGCATTGCGGTGATAGGCGTTGGCGGTGCAGGCGGTAATGCCATCGCGAACATGATCGCGGCCAGCGTCGAGGGCGTGGACTTCATCGTCGCCAACACCGATGCGCAGGCGTTGAACGCCTCGCCGGCTGAACGGCGCATCCAGCTTGGCCCGCAGATCACCGAGGGTCTGGGTGCCGGTTCGCGCCCTGAAATCGGTCGCGCGGCTGCGGAAGAAACCATCATCACCGTCGAACAGGCGCTGGAAGGCGCCCATATGTGCTTCATCACCGCCGGCATGGGCGGCGGCACCGGCACCGGTGCGGCCCCGGTCATCGCCAAGGCGGCGCGTGAAAAGGGCATCCTGACCGTCGGCGTCGTGACCAAGCCCTTCACCTTCGAGGGCAATCGCCGCATGAAGTCGGCGGAAAGCGGCATCGACGAGTTGCAAAAGCATGTCGACACGCTGATCGTCATCCCGAACCAGAATCTGTTCCTGATCGCCAACCCGAACACGACCTTCAAGGAAGCGTTCCAGATGGCGGACGAGGTGCTGCAGCAGGGCGTGCGCTCGATCACCGACCTGATGATCATGCCGGGCCTCATCAACCTCGACTTTGCCGACGTCCGTTCGGTGATGGGCGAGATGGGCAAGGCGATGATGGGCACCGGCGAAGCGGAAGGCGACGGCCGTGCGCTTCAGGCGGCGGAAAAGGCGATCGCCAACCCGCTGCTCGACGGTGTGTCGATGCGCGGCGCCAAGGGCGTGATCGTGTCGATCGTCGGTGGCGACGACATGCGCCTGATGGAAGTCGACGAAGCGGCCAACCATATCCGCGAACTGGTCGATCCCGATGCGAACATCATCTGGGGCAGCGCCTTCAACGACAATCTGAATGGCAAGATCCGCGTGTCGGTCGTCGCGACCGGCATCGACAATGAAGTTGGCAGCCAGGCCGCCCCGCTGACCCAGCCGTTCAGCTTCGCCAGC
This window encodes:
- the ftsA gene encoding cell division protein FtsA, whose amino-acid sequence is MAQPKVEKLITAIDIGSWKVSALIAGRTDTGELAILGTGQRESRGVRRGFIADMERTELAVRETVEQAERVAGTNIEDVWVSFSGGSLVSDVVTVERDMGGYRVEQPDIDDLLTTGQQGIDPDGRIILHAQPTCFTINGKVPVKKPLGMHADLLGVDIHVVLADGAPLANLDLCVRGAYLNVNSIVASPIATGLACLSEEERDLGVALVEMGAGVTNVSLYAGGMLVGLHSIPMGASDITDDIASAFGIRRSQAERIKCFYGSAMQNRRDFREMIEIATPHGDVAIPGQSAGPNAEGGKITRAALVGVICERLNQIMAEVNAALAGMGFNSTGRQVVLTGGGAEMKGIADYAQGALGRAVRVGRPRGLSAMPEAHSGPAFATLAGLALYGASNPVDLRAMAPAPQTVHRLGAPQWWQRMMRAMRTNY
- the ftsZ gene encoding cell division protein FtsZ, whose product is MSIEISPPHVDELKPRIAVIGVGGAGGNAIANMIAASVEGVDFIVANTDAQALNASPAERRIQLGPQITEGLGAGSRPEIGRAAAEETIITVEQALEGAHMCFITAGMGGGTGTGAAPVIAKAAREKGILTVGVVTKPFTFEGNRRMKSAESGIDELQKHVDTLIVIPNQNLFLIANPNTTFKEAFQMADEVLQQGVRSITDLMIMPGLINLDFADVRSVMGEMGKAMMGTGEAEGDGRALQAAEKAIANPLLDGVSMRGAKGVIVSIVGGDDMRLMEVDEAANHIRELVDPDANIIWGSAFNDNLNGKIRVSVVATGIDNEVGSQAAPLTQPFSFASRPAVAVPQSAPRPAPVAAPAPVAAAPAPVAAPESEALELDVPEVPAPAPLAAPAVEKAPPAFAPSRPAAVFSDEDPSEDELLLGAEAAEPTAPEAAPKPAQPAPRVATGGTLFERMAGLTRGGEKAPGVEEGTQGLDIPRFLNRQNNQ